The Mya arenaria isolate MELC-2E11 chromosome 16, ASM2691426v1 genome includes a window with the following:
- the LOC128221260 gene encoding interferon-induced protein 44-like — MAGRLTEKQKDQLETWIGSGPKTFKLIYNITRVECSAQEFHRTCDNQGPTVTVLYNPEGSVYGGYAGISWQSNGGYMEDESAFIFQLMYSGKLVLNTFRPKDASKALRFQAQDGPCFGCPDLLTFTGDVAMSVEGYFCLNGRVSLNNYFKDKSVPNTNINNGHMKTAEIEVYSVNDVKLRPETKAFISTKKTQCTGYIWRNALDLTDETVKSLCQEIREVRPKTGTDVTDFRLLLIGPIGAGKSSFINTAMSAFTSRVMHKAPVGTSETGLTKQFIPYQVRETDGSLLHFRLCDTPGLGDTSSIDAINLHFLLDGHIPPSFEFSSSRHVSAKTVGYISKPALAQEIHSVALVLDASTVNGMSSTDTSLLNYCKRLILEKAIPFVVILTKIDKLHEEIADNLTDVFKRPEVNQAVEKVSEALGIPPNHVFPVKNHYREVETEMSVNALSLMALRKMVLLASDVLDVRTSSSKENQADLAVTESNSA; from the exons ATGGCGGGACGGCTAACTGAAAAACAAAAGGATCAACTCGAAACTTGGATTGGTTCTGGACCCAAGACTTTTAAACTCATATACAACATCACACGGGTCGAATGCAGTGCCCAAGAATTTCACCGAACATGCGACAACCAGGGACCCACCGTGACGGTTCTCTATAACCCAGAGGGCTCCGTGTACGGCGGGTACGCTGGTATTAGTTGGCAGAGCAATGGAGGATACATGGAAGATGAGAGCGCGTTTATCTTTCAATTGATGTACTCAGGAAAActtgttttgaatacatttcGACCCAAAGACGCTTCAAAGGCGTTGCGGTTTCAAGCACAGGACGGTCCTTGTTTTGGTTGCCCAGATTTACTAACATTTACCGGTGACGTGGCGATGTCTGTTGAAGGATACTTCTGTCTAAATGGAAGAGTTTctctaaataattattttaaggacaAAAGTGTTccaaacacaaatataaacaacgGACATATGAAGACTGCTGAGATTGAGGTTTACTCTGTCAACG ATGTTAAACTACGCCCGGAAACGAAAGCTTTTATTAGCACCAAGAAAACGCAATGTACAGGTTACATTTGGAGAAACGCTTTGGacttaactgatgag ACAGTAAAATCCCTCTGCCAGGAAATCAGAGAAGTCAGACCGAAGACTGGAACTGACGTCACAGACTTTCGTTTGCTGTTGATTGGTCCAATCGGGGCCGGAAAATCAAGCTTCATCAATACTGCCATGTCCGCTTTCACCAGTAGGGTCATGCACAAGGCTCCTGTTGGTACTTCGGAAACTGGGCTTACCAAACAG TTCATACCTTATCAAGTACGCGAGACGGACGGTTCGCTTTTGCACTTCCGTCTTTGTGACACGCCTGGCCTTGGAGACACTTCCTCAATAGATGCAATCAATTTGCACTTTCTTTTGGACGGACATATACCGCCATCATTTGAG ttttccTCGTCGCGACATGTGAGCGCAAAGACTGTCGGCTATATTTCGAAACCTGCACTAGCACAAGAAATTCACAGCGTTGCTCTTGTGCTAGACGCCTCCACAGTCAATGGAATGTCTTCAACAGACACATCTTTGCTTAACTACTGCAAAAGATTGATATTAGAAAAAG CCATACCTTTCGTGGtaattttgaccaaaatcgacaaACTTCACGAAGAAATTGCAGACAACCTAACTGACGTATTTAAGCGTCCAGAGGTCAACCAAGCTGTAGAAAAGGTCAGCGAGGCGCTGGGTATTCCACCAAACCACGTTTTCCCTGTGAAAAACCACTACCGCGAGGTGGAAACAGAAATGTCAGTTAATGCTCTTTCTCTTATGGCGCTTCGGAAGATGGTACTGTTGGCATCGGATGTTTTGGACGTACGCACTTCCAGTAGCAAAGAAAATCAAGCGGATTTAGCCGTGACAGAATCTAATTCTGcgtaa